In the Leptotrichia sp. oral taxon 847 genome, one interval contains:
- the glmU gene encoding bifunctional UDP-N-acetylglucosamine diphosphorylase/glucosamine-1-phosphate N-acetyltransferase GlmU, whose translation MLSVILAAGKGTRMKSSIPKVLHKVNGKPMLKLVTEVIENVGITKNIFILGHKKEVVLKEMNDIEYVTQEEQLGTGHAILIAKDKIEKYKEDVLITCGDTPLLKEETLKNLKKAFEDKQLDCIVLSCKVKNPFGYGRIIKKNGKITDIVEEKEATSEEKLIDEINTGVYIFKYESLIYAIQKIDNNNSKGEYYLTDAIKILTSENYKVDSYQIDDESEILGVNSKVQLAQANEILKMRKNTSLMNSGVILIDPKTTYIEQEVKIDEDTVIYPNVVIQGNTKIGKNCEILSNTRIENSVIGDHVRIESSVIESAVVENSATIGPFAHLRPKAHLKETVHVGNFVEIKNATLEKGVKSGHLTYIGDAQVGEDTNIGAGTITCNYDGKNKHKTVIGKGSFVGSNSIIVAPVKIGNEAFTAAGSVITEDVPNKALAFGRARQVNKEKK comes from the coding sequence ATGTTATCAGTTATTTTGGCAGCTGGAAAAGGAACGCGAATGAAATCTTCAATTCCGAAAGTTTTGCACAAAGTAAACGGTAAACCAATGTTAAAATTGGTTACTGAAGTGATTGAAAATGTAGGAATTACAAAAAATATCTTTATTTTGGGACACAAAAAAGAAGTTGTGCTTAAGGAGATGAACGATATAGAATATGTAACTCAAGAAGAACAGCTTGGAACAGGACACGCAATCTTAATAGCAAAAGATAAAATTGAAAAATACAAGGAAGATGTTTTAATAACTTGTGGTGATACGCCACTATTAAAAGAAGAAACACTAAAAAATTTGAAAAAGGCGTTTGAAGACAAACAATTGGATTGTATCGTTCTTTCGTGTAAAGTAAAAAATCCATTTGGCTATGGAAGAATTATTAAAAAAAATGGAAAAATTACAGATATTGTGGAAGAAAAAGAAGCTACAAGTGAAGAAAAATTAATAGATGAAATAAATACAGGAGTCTATATTTTCAAATATGAAAGTTTAATTTATGCAATTCAAAAAATTGATAATAATAATTCTAAAGGTGAATATTATTTGACAGATGCTATAAAAATCTTGACAAGTGAAAACTATAAGGTGGACAGCTATCAAATAGACGATGAAAGTGAAATATTGGGAGTGAATTCAAAAGTTCAACTTGCACAAGCAAATGAAATTTTAAAAATGAGAAAAAATACTAGCTTAATGAATAGTGGGGTAATCTTGATTGATCCTAAAACAACATATATTGAGCAGGAAGTAAAAATAGACGAAGATACTGTAATTTATCCAAATGTTGTAATTCAGGGAAATACAAAAATTGGGAAAAATTGTGAGATTTTGTCAAATACAAGAATTGAAAACTCTGTTATTGGAGATCATGTGAGAATTGAAAGTTCGGTTATTGAAAGCGCAGTAGTTGAAAATAGTGCGACAATTGGGCCTTTTGCACATTTAAGACCAAAAGCGCACTTAAAAGAAACAGTTCATGTCGGGAATTTTGTTGAAATTAAAAATGCGACGCTTGAAAAAGGAGTAAAATCTGGGCATTTGACTTATATTGGAGATGCACAGGTTGGGGAAGATACAAATATCGGTGCTGGAACAATAACTTGCAATTACGATGGAAAGAATAAACATAAAACAGTGATTGGAAAGGGTTCATTTGTTGGAAGTAATTCAATAATTGTAGCACCAGTGAAAATAGGAAACGAAGCATTTACAGCAGCTGGATCGGTAATTACAGAAGATGTTCCAAATAAAGCTTTGGCATTTGGGAGAGCAAGACAAGTTAACAAAGAAAAAAAATAA
- a CDS encoding ribose-phosphate diphosphokinase, with product MISLSSKDKERMRIFAGSSSKKLAEKIANYLDMELASIQIVKFADGETFVKSNESVRGCKVFVVQSTSKPVNESLMELLIFIDALKRASAKEIIAVMPYYGYARQDRKASPREPITSKLVANLLTVAGATRVITMDLHARQIQGFFDIPVDHMAALPILAKHFIKYGFSPEDTVVVSPDVGGVKRARGLANWLHTPLAIIDKRRAKANVSEVMNIIGDVKGKKAILIDDMIDTAGTICNAAQALIDKGATEVYGCATHAVFSGPAVERLKDSAFTEVVITDSIELPEDKKFDKLRILTTSKMFAETIKRIATSEAISDLFEMPATSTEQK from the coding sequence ATGATTTCATTATCATCGAAAGACAAAGAAAGAATGAGGATATTTGCAGGTTCTTCAAGTAAAAAATTAGCCGAAAAAATTGCAAATTATTTAGATATGGAACTAGCCTCAATTCAAATAGTAAAATTTGCGGACGGAGAAACATTTGTAAAATCAAATGAAAGTGTGAGAGGTTGTAAAGTATTTGTTGTACAGTCGACTTCAAAACCAGTAAATGAAAGCTTAATGGAACTTTTAATATTTATTGATGCGCTAAAAAGAGCTTCAGCAAAAGAAATTATAGCAGTTATGCCTTATTATGGATACGCAAGGCAAGATAGAAAAGCAAGTCCCAGAGAGCCGATTACATCAAAATTAGTTGCAAATTTATTGACAGTTGCAGGAGCAACAAGAGTTATTACAATGGATTTGCACGCAAGACAAATCCAGGGATTCTTTGATATTCCAGTGGACCATATGGCAGCACTTCCAATTTTAGCAAAACATTTTATAAAATATGGATTTAGTCCAGAAGACACAGTTGTTGTATCACCTGATGTAGGTGGCGTAAAAAGAGCAAGAGGCCTTGCGAATTGGCTGCATACTCCACTTGCAATAATTGATAAAAGAAGAGCAAAAGCAAATGTATCAGAAGTTATGAACATAATTGGGGATGTAAAAGGTAAAAAAGCAATTTTAATCGACGATATGATTGATACAGCTGGAACAATTTGCAATGCAGCTCAAGCATTAATAGATAAAGGAGCGACAGAAGTTTACGGATGTGCGACACATGCAGTGTTTTCAGGGCCTGCTGTTGAAAGGTTAAAAGATTCGGCGTTTACAGAAGTTGTCATAACAGATAGCATAGAATTGCCTGAAGACAAAAAATTTGATAAATTAAGAATACTTACAACGAGTAAAATGTTTGCAGAAACAATAAAAAGAATAGCAACAAGTGAAGCAATCAGTGATTTGTTTGAAATGCCGGCAACATCTACGGAACAAAAATAA
- a CDS encoding L-threonylcarbamoyladenylate synthase → MGKNKRRSATVKEAVRVIKNGGVVIFPTDTVYGIGTLPQKESVAKIYKIKKRDYSKKIIALISDIKVLKNLVQESCENMSKINKVLEKYWPGELTVIFRANRDFTKKFDVQMTTIGIRIPKNKLVLELIEKSGGVLLTTSANISGKNSVSKIKNLDFEIQEKSDAVIFDEKNENLTGKPSTIVKYENGKLTLLRQGNILFEEIEKNLD, encoded by the coding sequence ATGGGAAAAAATAAAAGAAGAAGCGCTACTGTAAAAGAGGCTGTAAGAGTGATAAAAAATGGAGGAGTTGTCATATTCCCAACGGATACAGTCTATGGAATTGGAACTCTTCCGCAAAAAGAATCTGTTGCAAAAATTTACAAAATAAAAAAAAGAGATTATAGTAAAAAAATAATTGCGTTGATAAGTGATATAAAAGTATTAAAAAATTTAGTACAAGAGTCTTGTGAAAATATGTCAAAAATAAATAAAGTATTGGAAAAATACTGGCCTGGAGAGTTGACGGTAATTTTTCGTGCAAATAGAGATTTTACAAAAAAATTTGATGTGCAAATGACAACTATTGGTATAAGAATTCCTAAAAATAAATTGGTTTTGGAATTAATTGAAAAGTCTGGAGGAGTTTTACTTACAACGAGTGCTAATATTTCTGGAAAAAATTCTGTTTCCAAGATTAAAAATTTGGATTTTGAAATACAAGAAAAATCGGATGCAGTAATTTTTGATGAAAAAAATGAAAATTTGACAGGAAAACCATCAACAATTGTGAAATACGAAAACGGGAAATTAACTTTGCTGCGGCAAGGAAATATTTTATTTGAAGAAATAGAAAAAAATTTAGATTAA
- a CDS encoding viral A-type inclusion protein: MAKVVNPNSVSNMDLINQKAQAKMQQLVQKIGKGKRRVTVTFSKMSRGYVAKMIEEMKKAMAQYERQLPNLFSFFNYLEKEVRITKENKKEKTKDVKFSYEEIDFFKLQLNETIKGIDTQVATLKWYNLIKKGLFKTLKKQTETVLEEVKNGKTIKKK; this comes from the coding sequence ATGGCAAAAGTAGTGAATCCTAATTCTGTAAGCAATATGGATTTGATAAATCAAAAAGCACAAGCTAAAATGCAGCAATTAGTTCAAAAAATTGGAAAAGGGAAAAGAAGAGTGACAGTAACTTTTTCAAAAATGTCAAGAGGTTATGTTGCAAAAATGATTGAGGAAATGAAAAAAGCAATGGCACAATATGAAAGACAATTACCAAATCTTTTTAGTTTTTTTAATTATTTGGAAAAAGAGGTGAGAATTACAAAAGAAAATAAAAAAGAAAAAACAAAAGATGTAAAATTTTCGTATGAGGAAATAGATTTTTTTAAGTTGCAGCTAAATGAGACAATAAAAGGGATTGACACGCAAGTTGCAACATTAAAATGGTACAATTTAATAAAAAAAGGGTTATTTAAGACGCTAAAAAAGCAGACTGAAACTGTTTTAGAAGAAGTTAAAAACGGAAAAACAATTAAGAAAAAATAA
- a CDS encoding GspE/PulE family protein, with protein MENKNNIISKNVISYVNEILKTGIFENASDIHIKYDNIEGMEIKYRKDGYLTENSNLYKNINKNLLEKNIVEIISRIKILSQMNVAEKRKPQDGSFSISLKDRRFDIRAAYMPTFYGESIVLRILENYLDDVKLETLGFLEESIKLVKKILSRKHGLILVSGPTGSGKSTTLQSMINKINDGKRKIITVEDPVEIKINGIVQVQINNEIGVTFSEVLKATLRNDPDVIVISEIRDEVTAEIAVRAALTGHLVISTIHTNDAVSTIVRLVDMGIPKYLILDSLIGVVGQRLVQKKCQKCGGLGCTGCSNGYSGRISINEVLLINERVKDILKNNNLGIECKNKLKELNDKFEKCFIDFYEDIKNKIEKNLIFETDNVDILF; from the coding sequence ATGGAAAACAAAAATAACATCATTTCAAAAAATGTTATTTCATATGTAAATGAAATTTTAAAGACAGGAATTTTTGAAAATGCAAGTGATATACACATAAAATATGACAACATTGAGGGAATGGAAATAAAATACCGAAAAGATGGTTATCTTACAGAAAATTCAAATTTATACAAAAATATAAACAAAAATTTATTGGAAAAAAATATTGTGGAAATAATTTCCAGAATAAAAATATTGTCGCAAATGAATGTCGCTGAAAAAAGAAAGCCGCAGGATGGAAGTTTTTCAATTTCACTAAAAGATAGAAGATTTGATATAAGAGCAGCGTATATGCCGACTTTTTATGGAGAAAGTATCGTGCTTAGAATTTTGGAAAATTATTTGGATGATGTAAAATTGGAAACGCTTGGATTTCTTGAAGAGAGTATAAAATTAGTAAAAAAAATTCTATCAAGAAAACATGGCCTTATTTTAGTGAGTGGTCCAACTGGTTCTGGAAAATCGACTACACTTCAATCAATGATAAATAAAATCAATGATGGAAAAAGAAAAATAATAACTGTGGAAGATCCCGTGGAAATTAAAATTAATGGAATAGTGCAAGTTCAAATAAACAACGAAATAGGCGTAACTTTTTCAGAAGTTTTAAAGGCAACATTGAGAAATGACCCAGATGTCATAGTTATCTCAGAAATTCGGGACGAAGTGACGGCAGAAATTGCAGTAAGAGCTGCGCTAACTGGTCATTTAGTCATTTCAACAATTCATACAAATGACGCTGTTTCAACAATTGTGAGATTAGTGGATATGGGAATTCCCAAATACTTAATTTTAGATTCTTTGATAGGAGTAGTGGGTCAGAGATTAGTGCAAAAAAAATGTCAAAAATGCGGTGGATTAGGGTGTACGGGATGCAGCAATGGTTATAGTGGACGAATTTCAATAAATGAAGTACTTTTGATAAATGAAAGAGTCAAAGACATTTTAAAAAATAACAATTTAGGAATTGAATGCAAAAATAAGTTAAAAGAATTAAATGATAAATTTGAAAAATGTTTTATAGATTTTTATGAAGATATAAAAAATAAAATTGAAAAAAATTTAATTTTTGAAACAGATAATGTAGATATTTTATTTTAA
- a CDS encoding SDR family NAD(P)-dependent oxidoreductase, with protein METVLITGASSGIGYELAKIYAKNNYNLVLVARRIEKLKQLKREIKKSNSKIQIKIIEMDLSESKAPKKLFFLLENDNIEIDILINNAGIGVYGNFLELSHKEMEKIEKMLNLNIIAVVKLTKIFLNKMKKQKRGTILNVASTAAFQPAGPLMATYYASKSFMLSFSEGIRYELKNTNIKISTLCPGPTITEFEKMSKTKKFTDKIKMMSAEKVAKIAFNGLKKGKKIIIPGYLNKVSVLTSKVFPRELLLKIIKKIQQNK; from the coding sequence ATGGAAACGGTTTTAATAACAGGAGCAAGTAGCGGAATTGGCTATGAGTTGGCAAAAATTTATGCAAAAAATAATTACAATTTAGTTTTAGTTGCCAGAAGAATTGAAAAATTGAAGCAATTAAAGCGTGAAATAAAAAAAAGTAATTCCAAAATTCAAATAAAAATTATAGAAATGGATCTTTCTGAAAGCAAAGCACCAAAAAAATTGTTTTTTTTATTGGAAAATGACAATATAGAGATAGACATATTAATAAATAATGCGGGAATAGGGGTGTATGGAAATTTTTTAGAATTGTCGCACAAGGAAATGGAAAAGATAGAAAAAATGTTAAATTTAAACATAATAGCAGTTGTAAAACTTACAAAAATATTTTTAAACAAGATGAAGAAACAAAAAAGAGGTACAATTTTAAATGTTGCGTCAACAGCGGCATTTCAACCAGCAGGGCCGTTAATGGCAACTTATTATGCAAGTAAAAGTTTTATGTTATCTTTTAGTGAAGGAATTAGGTATGAATTAAAAAATACAAATATAAAAATTTCCACACTTTGTCCAGGACCAACAATTACGGAATTTGAAAAAATGTCAAAAACAAAGAAATTCACAGATAAAATAAAAATGATGTCAGCTGAAAAAGTTGCAAAAATAGCTTTTAATGGCTTAAAAAAAGGTAAAAAAATCATAATTCCAGGATATTTAAACAAAGTTTCAGTTTTAACGAGTAAAGTATTTCCAAGGGAATTATTGTTAAAAATCATAAAAAAAATTCAACAAAATAAATAA
- a CDS encoding N-glycosylase/DNA lyase produces MKQTTENDFEKSINKEKNEKILKIYKTIKPEIKKAIKGYKEAWNKSEKEIFAEIAFCILTPQSKAKNAWSAITTLVENNLLYTGNATEIVHYLNIVRFKNNKAKYLIELRNLMTRGEKLQPKKILSEINDTFEKRKWILKNIKGMGLKEASHVLRNLGFGENIAILDRHILRNLNELNVIDSIPKTITEKKYYEIEEKMRNYSKFCKINMDELDLVLWYKEAGEVFK; encoded by the coding sequence TTGAAACAAACGACTGAAAATGATTTTGAAAAATCTATAAACAAAGAAAAAAATGAAAAAATTTTAAAAATTTATAAAACTATTAAACCTGAAATAAAAAAGGCAATCAAAGGTTATAAAGAGGCGTGGAATAAATCAGAAAAAGAAATTTTTGCAGAAATAGCATTTTGTATCTTAACTCCTCAATCCAAGGCAAAAAACGCCTGGAGTGCAATCACAACTCTTGTTGAAAATAATCTTTTATATACAGGAAACGCCACAGAAATAGTACATTACTTAAATATTGTAAGGTTCAAAAACAACAAAGCCAAGTACTTAATAGAACTAAGAAATTTAATGACAAGAGGTGAAAAACTTCAGCCAAAAAAAATATTATCTGAAATAAATGACACTTTTGAAAAAAGAAAATGGATTTTAAAAAACATAAAGGGAATGGGATTAAAAGAAGCAAGCCATGTTCTAAGAAATCTTGGATTTGGAGAAAACATAGCTATTTTAGATAGACATATATTAAGAAATTTAAATGAATTAAATGTTATTGATAGTATTCCAAAAACGATAACTGAAAAAAAATATTACGAAATAGAAGAAAAAATGAGAAATTATTCGAAATTTTGTAAAATAAATATGGACGAACTAGATTTAGTTCTATGGTACAAAGAAGCTGGAGAAGTTTTCAAATAA
- a CDS encoding alpha/beta hydrolase fold domain-containing protein, which translates to MSILSDIAVPVAKLVNVKKYKEKDFLNPKRNTDFLNKKFFDKTLNIKEQFIDGFQVLTIFKNNTKNKHVIFLHGGAYVMKAVKGHKIIIEKMAKKYNLKVTFIDYPLAPENDIQKAHKILSKTYKKITSKYKNDEFFLFGDSSGGGLALSFLQQLKNRNDVPFPKKTVLMSPWVDVSMTNSEIKNFEEKDPLLPLNGLITTGKQFAGNLNTQDPLISPIYGNMDNLKDIFLIFGTNEIFYPDCLKLNDKLKTSTGTTVKVKVGKNMCHDWILAPLKETNETIDEICNFYLNS; encoded by the coding sequence ATGAGTATATTATCAGATATTGCAGTACCTGTTGCAAAATTAGTAAATGTTAAAAAATATAAAGAAAAAGATTTTTTAAATCCAAAAAGAAATACTGATTTTTTAAATAAAAAATTTTTTGATAAAACTCTGAATATAAAAGAACAATTTATTGACGGATTTCAAGTACTGACAATTTTTAAAAATAATACTAAAAATAAACACGTTATATTTTTACACGGCGGAGCATATGTGATGAAAGCCGTCAAAGGACATAAAATTATTATTGAAAAAATGGCAAAAAAGTATAATTTAAAAGTCACATTTATTGACTATCCCTTGGCGCCTGAAAATGACATTCAAAAAGCACATAAAATTTTATCAAAAACATACAAAAAAATTACTTCAAAATATAAAAATGACGAATTTTTTTTATTTGGAGATTCTTCTGGTGGAGGACTAGCACTATCTTTTTTACAGCAACTAAAAAATAGAAATGACGTCCCTTTTCCCAAAAAAACAGTATTGATGTCCCCTTGGGTTGACGTTTCTATGACAAATAGTGAAATTAAAAATTTTGAAGAGAAAGACCCGCTTCTACCATTAAATGGTTTAATAACGACGGGAAAACAATTTGCAGGAAATTTGAATACTCAAGACCCGTTAATTTCGCCGATATATGGAAATATGGACAATTTAAAAGATATTTTTCTAATTTTTGGCACAAATGAAATTTTTTATCCAGATTGTCTAAAACTAAATGATAAATTGAAAACTTCAACTGGAACGACTGTCAAAGTAAAGGTTGGAAAAAATATGTGTCACGACTGGATTTTAGCACCATTAAAAGAAACTAACGAAACTATTGATGAAATATGTAACTTTTATCTAAATTCATAA
- a CDS encoding DeoR/GlpR family DNA-binding transcription regulator, with translation MLSKNKRLEAITKIVEKKGTVRVSEIVTSLNVSDMTVRRDFTELEELGILKRTHGGAKSKNTFQYKELSHEDKYVLNIEKKREIALKAVKLLGEGDTIFLGPGTTVELMAKEISLKSLRVLTNCLPIFEILSEKKSETFNVFLVGGEFRKITKSFVGEIANMTLKNMNFNKMFFSCNAIKENDIMTSTFEESYTQEIVLNNSEEKYLLADDSKIEKVDFINFYTLDKLTGIVINNTEKEILNKIEKYVNLVI, from the coding sequence ATGCTAAGCAAAAATAAACGATTAGAAGCGATAACGAAAATAGTTGAGAAAAAGGGAACGGTGAGAGTTTCGGAGATAGTTACGAGCTTAAATGTTTCCGATATGACTGTGAGGCGTGATTTTACTGAATTGGAGGAATTGGGAATATTAAAAAGGACACATGGGGGAGCTAAGAGTAAAAATACATTTCAGTATAAGGAGTTGTCGCATGAGGATAAATATGTCTTAAATATAGAAAAAAAGAGAGAAATAGCTCTAAAAGCTGTAAAATTGTTAGGAGAAGGAGATACAATTTTTTTAGGTCCTGGAACAACGGTTGAATTAATGGCAAAAGAAATCAGTCTTAAGTCGCTTAGAGTTTTGACAAATTGTTTACCTATCTTTGAAATTTTGTCTGAAAAAAAAAGTGAGACTTTCAATGTGTTTCTTGTCGGAGGAGAGTTTAGAAAAATAACGAAGTCGTTTGTGGGAGAAATAGCAAATATGACGCTAAAAAATATGAATTTTAATAAAATGTTTTTTAGCTGCAATGCAATAAAAGAAAACGATATCATGACATCTACATTCGAAGAAAGTTACACACAAGAAATAGTTTTAAATAATTCAGAAGAAAAATATTTACTTGCGGATGATTCAAAAATTGAAAAAGTAGATTTTATCAACTTTTACACATTGGATAAATTGACAGGAATCGTAATAAATAATACCGAAAAAGAAATATTAAATAAAATTGAGAAATACGTAAATTTAGTTATTTAA